TCGGCTCCCGGTTGACGTAGGTGCCGTTGAGGCTTCCGACGTCCACGACCTCATACTCCTCACCGTTGCGGCGGAACTCCGCGTGACGGCGCGACACCGTGACGTCGTCGAGGAAGATGTCGCTGTCGGGGTGCCGGCCGGCCGCGGTCGTGTCCTGGTCGAGGAGGAAGCGGGAGCCGGCGTTCGGCCCCCGCTTCACCACGAGGAGAGCGGAACCGGAGGGCAGCGCCTCCACACCGGAGGGGGTCGAGTCGGTCTGAGCGCCCGACTCCATGTCCTTGAGCAGGTCTGCCCGGAAGACCGACGTGGTCTCGACCGATGCCTCCGGGGTCCCGGCGTTGTCGCTCATGTTCTATTCCTCCTGGAACGTTGCTCTGTCACGATCATGACACCGCCCGTCGTTCACGGTCGGGTCGAGTCACCATGCGCACCGCCACGGCGCGCCATCAGTGAACACCATACTACCCCGCGGCCCGCCGACCGGCGTGGTGGCGACGGTAACGGTTCGGCAACCACACCCCCGTGCCCGCACACTGTGACGGGCCCACGACCCGCGCCCGGCGGCGGGCCGGGGCCGGTCGCCCGTCACCGGAACATCGCGACGATGGACCCGACGACCGACCCCCCACCCGACGACAGGGGGTTGTCGTTGACCATGTACGTCCACGTCGCGCTCGGCCGGTGCAGGCCGAGGCCGTCGAGGTCGACGCCGTCCCGCGTGATGCGCACGGAGCTGAACGTCTCGCGGGCCTTCGCGACGGCACGCTCGGCCAGCTCACCGAACGCCGCGATCGACAGCCGGTGGAACTCGTCGATCGGGCTCTCCCGCGCGATGGCGCGGAGGTGG
The sequence above is drawn from the Corynebacterium bovis DSM 20582 = CIP 54.80 genome and encodes:
- the odhI gene encoding oxoglutarate dehydrogenase inhibitor Odhl; protein product: MSDNAGTPEASVETTSVFRADLLKDMESGAQTDSTPSGVEALPSGSALLVVKRGPNAGSRFLLDQDTTAAGRHPDSDIFLDDVTVSRRHAEFRRNGEEYEVVDVGSLNGTYVNREPKNSAVLSNGDEIQIGKFRLVFLNGSKES